One part of the Gossypium raimondii isolate GPD5lz chromosome 1, ASM2569854v1, whole genome shotgun sequence genome encodes these proteins:
- the LOC105785293 gene encoding protein ALTERED PHOSPHATE STARVATION RESPONSE 1 yields the protein MGCAASRIEREGRVQVCKERKKLMKQLVGYRGEFADAQLAYLRALKNTGVTLRQFTESDSLELENTSHCLTLPPSPPSPLPPPPPPPPSFSPDPRKAGENGIIEAAQDESTKINQDECSTPPPPTASSSWTYWDLFESTSPLHHPNQSETVEPIQEESWAESKMQFEDENPGEELVEGFAINTLPERSLRREIVDDSSSIMSWYNKDSTDVAMLVLKNNKTLEGIMKDLDDYFLKASAGGKEIAVFTDINIGNNSLPWKLNENKRKRSNSAKVFSVLSWSWSSKSLQLARDAFQCRYSEPCNPGAHCITLDKLYVAEQKLYKEVKEEEVTKLELEKKLMLLQKQDENRDWTKTQKIKSSVENLENDMTRLQHSISTACSSILELIDEELYPQLVALTSGLMEMWKMMYKSHQFQNHISKQLNHLTDNLSMDLTTESRLQATAQLETEVSFWYYSFCRLIKSQQEYLRTLCQWIQLTDCLVSNQQQSRCSSAVRRLCEEWHLGFEKLPDKAASETIKRFLLAIQSIIQQQAEEHNQKKKSEKLQKRLQKELISLTEMEKKVEGSVLTLDMNSTLSPKHPLSLKRAKTEALKKRVDVEKGKHLNSVQLSKTMILNNLKTSLPNVFQALMGFSKACVEVFEAIHGNSQPEIPCAS from the exons ATGGGCTGTGCTGCTTCAAGGATCGAGAGAGAAGGGAGGGTGCAGGTTTGTAAGGAGCGGAAGAAGCTTATGAAACAATTGGTGGGATATAGAGGAGAATTTGCAGATGCCCAGTTGGCATATTTGAGGGCATTGAAGAATACTGGTGTAACCCTGAGGCAGTTTACTGAGTCCGACTCATTAGAACTTGAAAATACCTCTCATTGCTTGACATTGCCTCCCTCTCCACCTTCCCCGTTACCTCCTCCTCCTCCGCCACCACCTTCTTTTAGTCCTGATCCAAGAAAGGCCGGTGAAAATGGTATTATCGAAGCTGCCCAAGATGAAAGCACAAAGATTAATCAGGATGAGTGTTCTACCCCACCACCTCCTACTGCAAGCTCTTCATGGACCTATTGGGACCTTTTTGAGTCTACTTCACCTCTCCATCATCCAAATCAGAGTGAAACAGTGGAACCAATTCAGGAGGAAAGTTGGGCAGAGAGTAAGATGCAGTTTGAGGATGAAAATCCGGGAGAAGAGCTTGTCGAAGGTTTTGCCATAAATACTCTCCCTGAGAGGTCTCTGCGAAGGGAAATAGTTGATGATAGCTCATCAATCATGAGCTGGTATAATAAAGACTCGACAGATGTAGCCATGTTAGTATTGAAGAACAACAAGACCTTAGAGGGAATTATGAAGGACTTAGATGACTACTTTTTGAAGGCATCAGCTGGGGGGAAGGAAATAGCTGTTTTTACAGACATCAACATAGGGAACAATTCTCTTCCATGGAAACTCAATGAAAACAAAA GAAAGAGGAGCAATTCTGCAAAGGTTTTTAGTGTGTTGTCATGGAGCTGGTCTTCTAAGTCCCTTCAGCTTGCAAGAGATGCTTTTCAGTGTCGATATAGCGAACCATGCAATCCTGGAGCTCATTGCATTACTCTTGATAAGCTATATGTTGCAGAGCAGAAGCTTTACAAGGAAGTAAAG GAGGAAGAAGTTACCAAATTGGAGCTTGAAAAGAAATTGATGTTGCTCCAAAAGCAAGATGAAAACCGTGACTGGACGAAGACTcagaaaatcaaatcaagtgTTGAGAATCTGGAGAATGACATGACACGCTTGCAACATTCAATAAGTACAGCCTGTTCATCTATATTGGAGCTCATTGATGAGGAGCTTTACCCACAACTGGTTGCATTAACTTCGGG TCTGATGGAGATGTGGAAGATGATGTACAAATCTCATCAATTTCAGAACCATATTTCAAAGCAGTTGAATCATCTCACTGATAATTTAAGCATGGATCTGACTACTGAATCCCGTCTTCAGGCTACAGCTCAGCTTGAAACTGAGGTTTCTTTCTGGTATTATAGCTTCTGCAGGCTCATAAAATCTCAACAAGAGTATTTAAGAACACTCTGCCAGTGGATCCAACTTACTGATTGCCTTGTAAGCAACCAGCAGCAGAGTCGTTGCTCATCTGCAGTTCGTAGGCTTTGTGAAGAATGGCatcttggttttgaaaaattacctgATAAG GCGGCATCAGAGACCATTAAGCGTTTTTTGTTGGCTATCCAATCTATAATCCAACAGCAGGCTGAGGAGCACaaccagaaaaaaaaatctgagaAGCTTCAGAAAAGGTTGCAGAAGGAGTTAATTTCACTGACTGAGATGGAGAAAAAGGTTGAGGGAAGTGTATTAACTTTAGATATGAACTCCACGCTGAGCCCAAAGCATCCTCTTTCATTGAAGCGTGCCAAAACTGAAGCCTTAAAGAAGCGAGTTGATGTGGAGAAAGGCAAACATCTGAACTCAGTCCAATTAAGCAAGACCATGATTTTAAACAATCTAAAAACTAGCCTGCCCAATGTATTTCAGGCATTAATGGGATTCTCGAAAGCTTGTGTTGAGGTCTTTGAGGCCATTCATGGCAACAGTCAGCCAGAAATTCCTTGTGCATCATAG